The following nucleotide sequence is from Mangifera indica cultivar Alphonso chromosome 1, CATAS_Mindica_2.1, whole genome shotgun sequence.
TTTAATGATTGTATAAGCCATTAAGAAGGTAATAATTTGTGTTGTGATTGCCCTGAAAACAgcagaaattattatttaatggtGAGGCTCTTGATGACACTGTAAAAACATGtgacaaagaaaaaagaacgTCCAAAAGTTTGAAAGACCAATCACCACTTTGCTCATTTCTCAATTCTGAATTCTGAGTCCATCACTTGAAGACTTCTACAGTAAACAACTCATTTTGTCTCATTAAATCACTTGGACATTTCAGGActtattaataatttacttattttataaattaatgatattatttattttattaataactttctgtaatattattgattaattcaaactcacTCAAATTCATAAGATTTGAGACAAATTCGAGCCAATTAACGGTTGACCGCAATTGCACAattcaactatttttttcaaCCTTACAAAAAATGGCTGGGGGATGTTGAGTCTAAGGGTAGTTTTGTCAATTTATTGAAAGGTTTTGGCTCACATACAGCTTGAAAACCTGAAGACACTTCTTGGTTGGCGGCTTGTGTTTGAATTGGTCAATACACATCATCAAAGCTGATGAGtctattatgatatttttttttcaaagaaataaatGAGAATAAGAtcttaattaaaagaaacatatatataatattgtaaaatataatttgaatattatttgatcgTACTGTCGATATAATAtcgaattcaagttaaaatttatttaagttagaataataattataaatatttataatatattatatatattttatgatatgatataatataaataaaaaataatatattttatgaagtatatcgaattaatacgatatattagatttatcatacagtaaaatatattttatcgatacggattgatatatttaaaaaaaatgatgatataataaaaacgtatataaaaaattttaaatttttacaattatttatgatatcttttaaaataattatatattaattagattttttaatattttattttttaaaaatcgtataatatgatataataaaattttgatatacaatataaacaattcaatttttattatataatatatatacgattagattattataattagaatattaatattatcataacactatctataaaataaataatattataataatatcattaaaaataaataaatagagcTTATACTAAACTattgtattaaattttcaattcgggctcaatatattcaaattcaacCAGAATCGGAGCCATCTACCGCACGCTTGGAAACCTTAGAAGAAGTCTTATTAATACGTGGTCAAAACTTATATTTACTGAATTTCTATTTAAAATACAAGTGTTTTGGTGGGAGAACAGGTGGCAAGAAGCGAGGCACATCTTAGCCAATTAAAAATGGACGTGTAATAGAGAAGCTGACTAAGCCGATGGAGTCTGATATGGCTAGCTAGTCCAGTCAAACCCACATGCTTTGACCGGGAATATTTTTCCACGGTCAAACTTTTCTTTTAGCTTCTGAGAAGAAACTTGGAGGGAGACCTTAATGCGAACCTCACCAAGTCACCATGAAAAACATTGCCCCTTCAATTTAATTTCCATCTTCTCCCTCttcctcctctctctctctcttgcaGATGTCTTCTTCAGCTAACTCTACAGATTCTTCTATAAATTCCAGCCTCAACTTCTCTTCCCCTTCACAGTTGATGGCCTCTTCTCAGTTTTTGAACACTATGGACAATTTTAACCAAGATAGAACTTTGATGAACTGGGGAGTTGGAGGAGGATTTTCTAACTTTTCAACTgcaacttcttcttctttatcctCTTCATTACCCATCTCCCCACCTCCTGTTTCTCCTTCTTCTTATTTGTCCATCCCTCCTTCTGGGTTAAGCCCAACTGACCTCCTGGACTCTCCTGTACTTTTCTCCACTGTAAGTCTTCTTTACACGACCatttaaacttaagtttatTTGCTTGATATTTGTGATTTATCTGACTCTTTCTGTGTTGTGTTTGTTTTTCAAGATTCTTTCTTCACCAACAACTGAATCTTTTGGTGTTCAAACCTTCAACTGGAACAATAGCCAGCAGCAGAGTAACAGGGCAGAGGGGAATAATAACTTCTTTGATTTCTCTTTTCAAAGCCAAACGATGCCGCCTTCTTCTGCATCTTCAGCCATCTTTCAGTCTTCCTCAAGCATTGTTTCGGTGAGCTTGGTATTTCACCTCAGTTATTGTTACTATTATTACGTGTTTAGCAAGAGAATCTTTCGTCAGATTTGCTTTGTCAGTTTGATTGTCTTGCAAGTTATCCTGCTGAATTCTATATAATATAGTCGCCTATAGCCTTGCTTTCACTCTTTCATTTGTCAGCTCTCATTTAAGAATTCAAATAAATCATATCACACGTAATACAAGCAATTTGTGTTGCCTTTTAACGTTAAAATAATAGGGGCCTTCAGAAGTTATCATGTGAAggcaatttcaaataaatagttAAAGGGATATTTCATATTTTGACATGTTCAAATTGTTACAGGTGGACTCAGTTAAAAGGCAACATGAATCATGGAACTTCAATAAGCCCACAAAGCAGTCTGATTTCTTAGTAGAAAACAGAGGACTCAAGTCAGAATTTGCACCAATTCAAAGCTTCTCCTCAGAAATGGCCTCGTATCAAGCAAATGTTCAAAGTAGTGCTGCTGCTGGTGGTTACAGTCATTACCCTCAAACAAGTCAGTATACCAGAGAGCAAAAAAGATCAGAAGATGGGTACAATTGGAGAAAATATGGACAAAAACAAGTCAAAGGAAGTGAAAATCCTCGGAGTTACTACAAATGCACATTCCCGGATTgcccaacaaagaaaaaagttgaGAGATCATTGGATGGACAGATTACTGAAATAGTATATAAAGGAAGTCACAATCATCCCAGGCCTCAGTCTACTAGAAGATCATCCTCTCAGTCAATGCAACCCTCAACATGTGCCAACTCTGAAATATCTGATCAATCAGTTGGCGGGATGGGCAATACGCAGACTGAGTCTTTCTCTATGCAGGGTGATTCTTCAGCCTCATTTGGAGAGGATGATTTTGAGCAAGGATCACCTACAAGTAACCCTGAAAGAGATGCTGACGAAAATGAACCCGACACCAAAAGATGGTAAGCTGGGGAAAGAAAATACTAAACCTGGTGATTTTATAGCATGGAAGTGTTTGTGGGTTCTGATTGTTATTGCTTTTGATTTTGCAGGAAAGGAGACAGTGAAATTGAGGGTGCCGTTGGTACTGGAAGCAGAACTGTGAGGGAGCCAAGAATTGTAGTTCAAACAACAAGTGATATTGACATTCTTGATGATGGATATAGGTGGAGAAAATATGGACAGAAAGTAGTAAAGGGCAATCCCAATCCAAGGTGATTACCCATTTACTCTTTAaattgtacataattttttcaGAAACTGTTATGAACTTTTTTTCTGATTGAAAGTTTTTCTTTATCTACAGGAGCTACTATAAGTGTACAACTACCGGCTGTCCGGTAAGGAAACACGTGGAAAGAGCATCCCATGATACAAGGGCTGTGATCACCACCTATGAAGGGAAACACAACCATGATGTTCCAGCTGCTCGTGGCAGTGGTTATTCGCTGCCTAGACCTTCGTCTAATAACACAAGCAGTAATGTGGCAATGCCTATAAGGCCATCGGTGACCGCTGTAGCCAATCATGCTAACCAATCAAGTTACTCTAACTCCTTTCACAACACTAGGTTGCCAACATCAGGTAGTCAAACACAGTTCACCCCAGCAATGCTGCAGAACTCAGGGAGTTTTGGGTTTTCCGGATTTGGTAAATCAGCCGGCTCCTACTTGAATCAGACACAACATTCAGGTGCTGTGTTTCCCAGAGCCAAAGAAGAACCCCGGGAAGACTCATTCCTAGA
It contains:
- the LOC123225520 gene encoding probable WRKY transcription factor 33 isoform X2, giving the protein MSSSANSTDSSINSSLNFSSPSQLMASSQFLNTMDNFNQDRTLMNWGVGGGFSNFSTATSSSLSSSLPISPPPVSPSSYLSIPPSGLSPTDLLDSPVLFSTILSSPTTESFGVQTFNWNNSQQQSNRAEGNNNFFDFSFQSQTMPPSSASSAIFQSSSSIVSVDSVKRQHESWNFNKPTKQSDFLVENRGLKSEFAPIQSFSSEMASYQANVQSSAAAGGYSHYPQTSQYTREQKRSEDGYNWRKYGQKQVKGSENPRSYYKCTFPDCPTKKKVERSLDGQITEIVYKGSHNHPRPQSTRRSSSQSMQPSTCANSEISDQSVGGMGNTQTESFSMQGDSSASFGEDDFEQGSPTSNPERDADENEPDTKRWKGDSEIEGAVGTGSRTVREPRIVVQTTSDIDILDDGYRWRKYGQKVVKGNPNPRSYYKCTTTGCPVRKHVERASHDTRAVITTYEGKHNHDVPAARGSGYSLPRPSSNNTSSNVAMPIRPSVTAVANHANQSSYSNSFHNTRLPTSGSQTQFTPAMLQNSGSFGFSGFGKSAGSYLNQTQHSGAVFPRAKEEPREDSFLDSFLN
- the LOC123225520 gene encoding probable WRKY transcription factor 33 isoform X1, with the protein product MSSSANSTDSSINSSLNFSSPSQLMASSQFLNTMDNFNQDRTLMNWGVGGGFSNFSTATSSSLSSSLPISPPPVSPSSYLSIPPSGLSPTDLLDSPVLFSTILSSPTTESFGVQTFNWNNSQQQSNRAEGNNNFFDFSFQSQTMPPSSASSAIFQSSSSIVSVSLVDSVKRQHESWNFNKPTKQSDFLVENRGLKSEFAPIQSFSSEMASYQANVQSSAAAGGYSHYPQTSQYTREQKRSEDGYNWRKYGQKQVKGSENPRSYYKCTFPDCPTKKKVERSLDGQITEIVYKGSHNHPRPQSTRRSSSQSMQPSTCANSEISDQSVGGMGNTQTESFSMQGDSSASFGEDDFEQGSPTSNPERDADENEPDTKRWKGDSEIEGAVGTGSRTVREPRIVVQTTSDIDILDDGYRWRKYGQKVVKGNPNPRSYYKCTTTGCPVRKHVERASHDTRAVITTYEGKHNHDVPAARGSGYSLPRPSSNNTSSNVAMPIRPSVTAVANHANQSSYSNSFHNTRLPTSGSQTQFTPAMLQNSGSFGFSGFGKSAGSYLNQTQHSGAVFPRAKEEPREDSFLDSFLN